Proteins encoded together in one Amphiprion ocellaris isolate individual 3 ecotype Okinawa chromosome 14, ASM2253959v1, whole genome shotgun sequence window:
- the hepacamb gene encoding LOW QUALITY PROTEIN: hepatic and glial cell adhesion molecule b (The sequence of the model RefSeq protein was modified relative to this genomic sequence to represent the inferred CDS: inserted 1 base in 1 codon), with amino-acid sequence MTVSSILPRVANRAACLXSKKSLRPKMKAEKEAAAKAKIIHQILSLVCLGLFNSGEVLAVNMTIPNTLIRGSVGGEALLSISYSSFSIDPPVIKWQLQREKSITVVQSIGTDIIGTLRPDYRDRILVFENGTLLLHNLRPSDDGTYDVEISITDDTFPGEGSITLTVDESISRPYVHIESSSVLELSENVVLNCSHDNGTRTTYRWFKGGKPLTNETRFVLSPDQKLLTILRVLMKDDDVYSCTVENPVGNVTSLPIRLTVYRRSSLYIILSTGGIFLLITLVTVCACWTPSKKPKHPPRKPLPRFYDHPPRTPISHIDDMLPKMTEHNGVNAVTSLYILQQKDPSTDDSSSNSIGSPSEFDNPPYYSTPPKYTRPLAQSNGSPARTSLRYT; translated from the exons ATGACTGTGTCCTCCATCCTGCCCAGAGTCGCAAATCGTGCTGCTTGTC GGAGCAAAAAAAGCCTGAGACCCAAGATGAAGGCAGAGAAGGAGGCTGCTGCAAAAGCCAAAATAATTCACCAGATTTTATCGCTCGTATGTCTCGGACTCTTCAATTCAG gtGAAGTTCTGGCGGTGAACATGACGATCCCCAACACTCTGATCCGAGGCTCAGTAGGAGGCGAAGCTCTTCTGTCCATCAGCTACAGCAGCTTCAGCATCGACCCGCCAGTCATCAAGTGGCAGCTCCAGAGAGAGAAGTCCATCACCGTGGTCCAGTCGATTGGAACCGACATCATCGGGACCCTGAGGCCTGACTACCGAGACCGAATCCTGGTGTTTGAGAACGGGACTCTGCTTCTCCACAACCTCAGACCCTCTGATGATGGAACTTATGACGTGGAGATCTCCATCACGGATGATACGTTTCCAGGAGAAGGCAGCATCACACTCACTGTGGACG AGTCCATATCCAGGCCCTACGTCCACATAGAGTCCTCGTCGGTGCTGGAGCTCAGTGAGAACGTCGTCCTCAACTGTTCCCATGACAACGGAACCAGAACCACGTACAGGTGGTTCAAAGGTGGGAAGCCGCTGACCAATGAGACGAGGTTCGTGTTGTCTCCCGACCAGAAGCTGCTGACCATCCTGAGGGTGCTGATGAAAGATGACGACGTCTACAGCTGCACTGTGGAGAATCCTGTTGGAAACGTGACCAGTTTGCCCATCAGACTGACTGTGTACA GAAGAAGTTCCCTCTATATCATCCTCTCCACTGGAGGCATCTTCCTCCTCATTACCTTGGTGACAGTTTGTGCCTGCTGGACGCCTTCCAAAAA GCCCAAACATCCACCTAGAAAACCTCTGCCCAGGTTTTATGATCACCCTCCTCGCACACCAATCAGTCACATAG ATGATATGCTTCCAAAAATGACGGAGCATAATGGGGTTAATGCAGTAACTTCACTTTACATCCTCCAACAAAAG GATCCCTCCACAGACGACTCCTCCAGTAACAGTATTGGATCTCCGTCTGAATTTGACAACCCTCCCTACTACTCTACTCCCCCAAAGTACACCAGACCTCTCGCCCAGTCGAATGGATCTCCTGCTCGGACCTCACTTCGATACACCTGA